A region of the Penicillium psychrofluorescens genome assembly, chromosome: 6 genome:
AAGCAGTCGCGGTCTCGAGTGTGTCTCCAGCAAAACTCAGTGAACTCTTTGCTGGTACTATTCTTGCCTTTTTAATTGTACCAAACATTGGATTACTTGATTATATTTTGTCTTAGGCCTTATAAAGACAAGCAGATAGTTTGAACCTAATATAGTTTGCACAACCACGTCTCTGTAACTAGTCAAGATTTGTTAAGTACAGCAGTCGATAGCAAAAAAATCTGTCCGATCCTCAAATAGGGTAATAATGTTGTAAATTACATGAGAAAAAGCAATATTTTATGCTCTTTCGTAATATTAAGCTGTGCACACTTGAAGGAGTATGGGCCGGATACGAGCCGGAGTAGATATTAAATTCACACCGCCTTCCAAGATAGCATATCTCCGTGTGGTCATTCTCCGACGGAGATTGTAGGTCGCCTTGCAACGTCTTCCGTCTTTTACTCTATCAACATTAACCGATGCCAAATGCAGTCGGTATCTATGCTGAGCCCATCCGGGCATGATCCACACAATGACCGTCCAGTCCGTGTTTCGCGTGCTTGTATGAGATGTCGACGTCAGAAACTAAAGGTACGAGAGACACCTGCTGCATTTACAAGCTCCGAGATGAACTAATACAGATACGATACATAAGTGTGACTCGGCCCGGCCATGTACAATGTGCGTGCGATCCGGCAATGAGTGTCAAGCCCGTGCGCCCATTCATCCCCGGCGGGCACACCACAAGCGGAAGCAGCAGTTTCCAGCTTCGGTCGATGCTCGCACCATCAGCAATGGCCACCTATACCATTCTGCAATTGAAAACAATCCTACCTTCCATGCGCAGGATTTATCTGCCATTACCAGGCAATGCCCCACGGGGAGCCCGCAGAAGAGTGATGCTGTTCCAACCGATCCTCAACGTTTCGGAGCTAATAGCTCTGCCGTGGGCTTTGCATCGAGGATTTTTGGAGATCAAAATGCCTCCCCGAGTGATCATTTTACCAGTATCCCAGGGCATATTCCTGATTCAACGATGCAGGAGACTGGCTGGACTCTGCGTAGCTTACAGCGGCTTCCCCCATTGGCCGTGCTGACTGTCCTCTTCGATGCGTATTTTGATCAAGTGCATTGGTTCATTCTTATATTTTACGAACCTTCATTTCGCCAGGAATCTGCGGAAGTACTTTCCAGAGCTGCTTGGAACAAAACACATGTGGGAAAAGTCCAAGTGGCATTGATGGTCGCAGCGGTTGGCCTATACAGTGTCAAAGACGACGCCAACTGGCCTGGACATCAGATCTTGAGCGCTGCTTCTATCGACCCTGAAGATCTTCTCAGCAATTTGATCAACGAGGCACGGAGCAGCTTTGTagatcttcttgatgaaTGTAGTATCGAAACCGTGCAGGTATGCATACTTCTCGGGACGTACTACATTTACAACGGATCACCCACCCTGGCTTGGAGCATTATAGGTCAGGCAGTCAGAACCGCATACGCCCTGACATTATACTGCGATGATTCGAATGAAGACGACAACATCGTTACACAAATTCGACATCGCATTTGGGCTCATGTACTCGTCGCCGACACATTTGCTGCCATGGTATACGGTCGACCTCTTTCCCTGGATCCAGCATTTTCCCAATTACTGCCTTTACGCGACCTCGATGATACTAAAATCCCCGGCTCTTTTGGAGATCATCCAAGTTTTATTGGCCATCGAATACCGTTGACACAACTGTCATTTGCGAGGCTCAAACACCGCCTTTATGATTTGATACGCCTTGCTCTGAATAAGTTCCGCTTGCTTTTCTCACAAACTACAGTACCTTTGGAAAGTGCATCCTCGTTGATTTGCTTTGTCAAAGAAGCCAACCAGTCACTGGAAACCTGGCGTGCGGACCTGCCTCCTCTCTTTGACTGGGCGCTTTGGCCGGCAAACGGCCCTGTCGCGATGCTGCCCAGCGAGTTAACGTTATCAGAATCAGAACGAAAAAGTCGACGGCATCTTATTCTGCAGGCAGTAACCCTTCAAATTACCTTCGATTGCGCGGTGATTTTCATCAACCGGCCAATCCTCGAGTATCGGTCTCATCTTGAATCTCATCCAGAATTGacgtcgtcttcatcgcaGGCTGTTGCGCGATCTTTTCACGCAGCTGCAGATGCAGCAATTCGTATTTCAAAGACCCCGATGGCCGCCACTGCGAAAGGATTCAATGCTTGTTTCCTTCTCATGAATTATTTTACCGCTGGTGTGATCCTTTGCGTCATTCCTACAGTTATCCCTTATTCCGCCCTCTCAAACGAAGCGAAAAATGCGCTGTTACGAATCATACATTCCAGCCGGGTGCTCAAGAGGTCCAATAGAATTGCGAAGCACACAGAGGAGCTTCTTTCAACATTGATGCGCCTCAGCCTGCAACAGGAGATGGAAAGTGCACTTCGCCAAGACAATGTCGTAGTCCCGAGAGAATCAGCCGCGGAGATCTCGATATCTTCCCATGGGGCGCAGTCTTGCCAACCTCCCCATCCAGGACACTACCCTGAGCTCTTTCCATCCATCGCCCAAAGGCCTGATATGAGCAGCATGCTGGAAgatgcaccagcagctgAGCAAAGTAGCTTTGAAGCTGTGGGGCTCGAAAACCCATTACCGGGCTACaatgaagagaatgaatCTTTCGACAACCACCTGGACGATATCCTTGGCACTTTTGGTCAAGGTGAGCTACCCTCACAAATCACAATAACTGCTGGCGACTGACATTGTATCTTCAATCAAGCTTTCTTTAATCTGAACCCTGGGGATCCACTTGCTGCTTGGACGTGGGGAAGCAGAGGTCATGCCGGCAACAATGGGGATTGAAAGTAAGACTTCGGGGCTTCGAGGCATGTTTGTTTTCAAGACTCCTCTTACTTTGAGGGTTGAATACCACGACCCGTAGCGGGGCCTGAGGCAGCTCCCGACTATCTATAATGTCCAGGATCAGCTTTTCGCATCTTAAGACATTTTTCAGGGGCCATTTGTAACCCGCCAGAACAAAGGAAGTCCTTCCTGTATATATAATCTTTTCTCCTGCTATCTCTGTGCATATTTCGTAATCTCTGCTGCAGTCTTTGCAGTGAGATTTACTTGAGATTTCAGGAACCAAGTGTAAGTCTACGAAACTTTGACCTACGATTTCATCGTAAACAGTCCAGCGGACAGTAAATCAAAAAATAAAGGTAAGCAACTTGAGAAAACATTATAGAAGACAGAGGGGCTCCTGATTATGCTGGTTGGTTGATTGACACTGCACGTCCACCGGAAGCAATGTCTCAGAGCTAGACTCAACCTAGTTTTCGTCTTCGTGTTTCCGGTGGACCCTATGATAATACCAGACGTTTTCGGAGCCACATATGGGGGACATATCAAACACCGGTCTAGCGGCAGAATCGGGTTTAGTCAAGGATGATGTTCCAAACATCCGGTGGAGACACCAAAATTAAACCATATTGGTAATATCTTCATCCATTCTCTCCGATTCCGTCTCGATGACAGCCGCTCCGACCAGGACTCCAACCAAAGAAATTACAACTTCGTCCCGGAATGAGATGTGTCCCAACCATGGATGAAAAAGACACCTAAGACTTAACGACTGTCATTTCCGGTGCCGTACTATTCCGGGGTCTAAAATACATTCTTTCGGTTGCCTCTCAATTCTCGAAGTACGGTGCCTACCGATAACAATGTCTCAATCTTTCCATCGCATGCCTCTCGGATTTGGCCCATTTCCTGGTCCCAGGCAAACGGCCCAAGGAGATAAAGTCAGTGGATGGGACAAGGCTAAATCTACGACCTACACTGTTGTATTTCGTGCGCCCACGAACCAATTGCAGGATCTCCTACCATCGCCTTGCTTCCAAATTGAGCCGAGCAAAGACAATGCCGGTTTGGCAACCGCTTCTATTTCGTTCACTCGGCTAGAAAATCTACCATGGCTTGCCGGACGAGGTTACAGTCTCTGCGGC
Encoded here:
- a CDS encoding uncharacterized protein (ID:PFLUO_008717-T1.cds;~source:funannotate) produces the protein MCVRSGNECQARAPIHPRRAHHKRKQQFPASVDARTISNGHLYHSAIENNPTFHAQDLSAITRQCPTGSPQKSDAVPTDPQRFGANSSAVGFASRIFGDQNASPSDHFTSIPGHIPDSTMQETGWTLRSLQRLPPLAVLTVLFDAYFDQVHWFILIFYEPSFRQESAEVLSRAAWNKTHVGKVQVALMVAAVGLYSVKDDANWPGHQILSAASIDPEDLLSNLINEARSSFVDLLDECSIETVQVCILLGTYYIYNGSPTLAWSIIGQAVRTAYALTLYCDDSNEDDNIVTQIRHRIWAHVLVADTFAAMVYGRPLSLDPAFSQLLPLRDLDDTKIPGSFGDHPSFIGHRIPLTQLSFARLKHRLYDLIRLALNKFRLLFSQTTVPLESASSLICFVKEANQSLETWRADLPPLFDWALWPANGPVAMLPSELTLSESERKSRRHLILQAVTLQITFDCAVIFINRPILEYRSHLESHPELTSSSSQAVARSFHAAADAAIRISKTPMAATAKGFNACFLLMNYFTAGVILCVIPTVIPYSALSNEAKNALLRIIHSSRVLKRSNRIAKHTEELLSTLMRLSLQQEMESALRQDNVVVPRESAAEISISSHGAQSCQPPHPGHYPELFPSIAQRPDMSSMLEDAPAAEQSSFEAVGLENPLPGYNEENESFDNHLDDILGTFGQGELPSQITITAGD